The Bradysia coprophila strain Holo2 unplaced genomic scaffold, BU_Bcop_v1 contig_732, whole genome shotgun sequence genome has a window encoding:
- the LOC119084421 gene encoding 4-coumarate--CoA ligase-like 7 produces MWSTTYDEKNKLWKGSDLPSCDRNVSIASVILKSLLSGGSKIAQINASTGMSLSFDDIRMRTIRVVKNLQARNLATKQIFGIVAMNHDHLAPIVFASFALGCTVYPIDILYTKFEFGQKFQKIKPKVIFCDISAYDAVLESLAELKHRAKIFTFGGQKGDSEDVEHLLAEVDDETDIIPVPVDDVNDLAAIYCSSGTTAPSKGISISHTMLLNAIAATYDWKPESNRTWLNFYSFQWFRSLIFLLSGTTTGVTRVFSAEIFCPARIFEIIEKFNVSRLMGSPYFLKHLIHSESIKSANLSSIENIILGGYKLPYELGKMMDDLLPNGTVSNRYGLTELGGTVSIEVPQFSKGSVGQLKRGNIAKIVDENGEKLGVNERGEICIKSMSMSPGYYQDELLTKKSFDEEGFFLTGDIGYFDDDGDLFVIDRKGDTFKYQAYVISLAEIEGVLLQSPQISAVCAFSSPDCDGMEAPAVAVVRAKNSNITADEIDKLISDYFFQRNKLAGGIYFVKSIPKTPSGKNLKRKVREIVLQQSAVPNISL; encoded by the exons ATGTGGAGCACAACATacgatgaaaaaaataaactttggaAAGGTAGTGACCTACCATCATGTGATCGAAACGTGTCGATTGCCAGTGTCATACTCAAATCATTGCTTTCGGGAGGATCAAAAATCGCTCAG ATCAATGCTTCCACTGGTATGTCATTATCATTTGACGACATTCGAATGCGAACAATTCGAGTGGTGAAGAATCTTCAAGCCCGTAACCTTGctacaaaacaaatatttggaATTGTTGCGATGAATCACGATCACCTGGCACCAATTGTTTTTGCTTCATTCGCTCTCGGCTGCACCGTTTATCCAATCGATATACTTTACACGAAATTTGAGTTCGGTcagaaattccaaaaaatcaaACCGAAGGTCATTTTTTGCGATATAAGTGCTTACGATGCCGTTTTGGAAAGTTTAGCTGAACTGAAACATCGAgcgaaaatttttacattcgGTGGGCAAAAAGGTGACTCAGAAGATGTCGAACATTTACTCGCTGAAGTTGACGACGAAACAGATATAAT ACCAGTTCCGGTGGATGATGTAAATGATTTGGCAGCAATATACTGTTCGTCTGGAACCACAGCTCCATCAAAAG GTATTTCCATTTCACACACAATGCTGCTCAATGCCATCGCCGCCACTTACGATTGGAAGCCAGAGTCAAACCGCACTTGGCTAAATTTTTACTCATTTCAGTGGTTCAGATCACTGATATTTTTACTATCCGGAACCACTACAGGCGTGACTCGAGTATTTAGCGCAGAGATATTTTGTCCGGCTcgcattttcgaaattatcgaaaagtTTAATGTGTCCAGGTTGATGGGATCGCCATACtttttgaaacatttgatTCATTCCGAATCAATCAAATCGGCCAATCTTTCCAGTATTGAGAATATAATTCTTGGCGGTTACAAGCTTCCATATGAACTTGGCAAAATGATGGACGACCTGCTACCGAATGGAACGGTAAGCAATCGATATGGTTTGACCGAATTGGGCGGAACGGTTTCGATTGAAGTACCCCAATTCAGTAAAGGGTCAGTCGGCCAATTGAAACGAggaaatattgcgaaaattGTTGACGAAAATGGAGAAAAACTTGGTGTTAATGAACGAGGCGAAATTTGCATCAAGTCTATGTCAATGTCGCCGGGATATTATCAAGACGAATTGTTAacgaagaaatcatttgatGAAGAAGGATTCTTCTTAACGGGAGATATTGGCTATTTTGACGACGATGGTGATTTATTTGTTATCGATCGAAAGGGGGATACCTTCAAGTATCAAGCTTACGTAATTTCGCTGGCAGAAATCGAAGGAGTACTACTCCAATCTCCACAGATTTCAGCTGTCTGTGCATTTAGTTCTCCCGATTGCGATGGAATGGAAGCGCCAGCTGTTGCAGTAGTACGAGCTAAAAATTCGAATATCACAGCCGATGAAATCGATAAACTGATCAGTG aTTACTTCTTTCAACGAAATAAATTGGCCGGCGGCATCTATTTCGTCAAGTCAATTCCAAAGACACCATctggaaaaaatttgaagcGAAAAGTGAGAGAAATTGTTCTTCAACAAAGTGCCGTACCGAATATCAGCCTTTGA